One window of Salegentibacter sp. Hel_I_6 genomic DNA carries:
- a CDS encoding FixH family protein: MKINWGTGIVIGMTLFISFIMYLVINMLTDRKFDHDLVTEDYYQKELHYQEEIDAETNAFALEENISDRRVENGWLVEFPENLELSKISGNLNFYRPSNEKLDFNIPLKLKEYQVFIADDQLVAGRWNINIHWEYEGKSYLYKNEIVY, encoded by the coding sequence ATGAAAATAAACTGGGGAACAGGAATTGTAATTGGAATGACACTTTTTATAAGTTTCATTATGTATTTAGTGATAAATATGCTAACCGATAGAAAATTTGATCACGATTTGGTAACTGAAGATTATTACCAAAAAGAACTGCATTACCAGGAGGAGATTGATGCAGAAACCAATGCTTTTGCTTTGGAAGAAAATATAAGTGATCGAAGGGTAGAAAATGGTTGGCTTGTTGAATTTCCCGAAAACCTGGAACTTTCTAAAATCTCAGGAAACCTTAATTTTTATAGACCTTCTAATGAAAAACTCGATTTTAATATTCCGCTGAAACTAAAAGAATATCAAGTTTTTATTGCTGATGATCAATTGGTAGCAGGCCGATGGAATATCAATATTCACTGGGAATATGAAGGAAAATCCTATTTATATAAAAACGAAATTGTTTATTAA